In Gracilinanus agilis isolate LMUSP501 chromosome 1, AgileGrace, whole genome shotgun sequence, the sequence CAGGGAGGATTTTGCCCTCCAGCAGCTCCAGACTGGCACCACCCCCAGTGCTCACATGGCTGACTTTGTCCTCAGTGTCCCATTTGGCACAGCAAGTGGCAGTATCCCCACCACCTATTATAGTGATGCAGCCCCTGCTGGTGGCCTCCACCACATTGTTCATTAGCTCTTTGGTTCCCCGTGCAAAGGATTCCCACTCAAATACTCCAACAGGCCCATTCCACACAATCTGTTTGGCCCGGCCCACAGCTTCTGCatacttcttgctgctctcagggccACAGTCCAAACCCATCCATCCAGCAGGGATGCCAGAGGCCAAGGTGGCTTGGCCAGTCTTGGCATTCTCATCAAACTTGTCTGCTGTGACAAAGTCAACAGGCAAAGTGATCTTGACACCATTCTTTTCAGCCTTGGCCATCAGGTCTTTGACAATCTTGGCACCCTCTTCATCAAAAAGAGAAGTTCCAATCTCCATGTTGTTGAGCACCTTGAGGAAGGTGAAACCCATCCCACCACCAATGATCATCTCATTGACTTTGTCTAGCATATTGTTAATCAGCTGGATCTTGTCTGCCACTTTAGCTCCACCCAAGATGGCTAAGAAGGGCCTCTCTGGGCTCTCCAGGGCCTTGGCAAAATAAGTCAGCTCCTTCTTCATGAGGAAACCACTTGCTTTCTGGGGCAGATTCACTCCCACCATGGAACTGTGGGCACGGTGAGCAGTACCAAAAGCATCATTTACATAGATATCCCCCAGCTTGGAGAGGGAAGCTTGGAAGGCTTCTACTTTGGCTGGATCCGCTTTGATCTTGTTCCCAGAAGCATCTttgcctttcccttcttcttctacATGGAAGCGGAGATTCTCTAGCAAAATGATGGAATCATTAGTTGGGTTAGCACAGGCTTTCTCTACTTCTGGACCCACACAGTCATTCAGAAACAGAACATCTTTGCCCATCAAGGCTTTGAGCTCCACAGCCACTGGCTCCAAAGAATACTTTTCAGGCATGGGGATACCATCAGGCCGGCCCAAGTGGCTCATTAGAACAACAGACTTGGCTCCATTATCCAAACAGTAGTTGATGCTAGGAAGAGCAGCTTTGATTCTCTGATTGTTAGTTATCTCTTTGTTCTTCATGGGAACATTAAAATCCACTCTCATGATGACTCTTTTCCCCTTCAGGTCCACTTTGTCCAAGGTCAGTTTGTTAGAAAGGGACATGTTGGCAACAAGGATAGCACAGTACGGTGGCTGAGAATGCGTCTGTGAGCGTAGATGCTGCTGCTATGGCGGCGGCAACTCAaacattctatttaaaaaaaaccaaacatttgccttctgtcttagaatcaatatcaagtattggttccaagttagaacagtaagggttaggcaattgggattaagggacttgcccagcacagccaggacatgtctgaggtcaaatctgaacccagaacttcccatttcCAGTCTTGGCTCTCTACTAATTTGTAATCCTTGGTTTTCATCTTTTGATTTTGCCTAGACCCcttcctggaatatagtaggcatGCAAGACTTGTCAGTTGATTGACACAAGGAAGAAAGCCAGGTGATTTAAAGGTTTAGACATTTCATACAAGTGAGTTTGGTCACTACATAGAGGATGACTGAGAGAACAAGGCTAGTTCTGGATTTTTTTGGGAAGAACTAAACAACGTGTGCTTAATGGGGAGAGCTGCCCCacatctctttcctccccctaGCTCTCTGGTCCCAGTGATCTGTCTCTTCTAAAGAAAGGTTAGCTCCCTGAAGATCCACTGAAGGATAGAGGGATATCAGGCTTGAAAAAGTCTTGAGGACAGGGGAGGGGGAGATATGACTGCTATCATGTAGAAGACAGGTTCAATTTGTTCTGTTGACTGCTGAGGTCCAAACCAGAAGTGGTAAATGAGTCACATGGAGGCTGATTTTTGCCTCCATATCAGCAGAAACTTCCTAGCAGTTAGAGTGGTACAAGAGAGAAATGGGCTTTTTTAGTAGTTAGCAAGTCCTCATTACTGGAGGCCTTTAGGTGATAGCAGGGATGTTTATTATAAAAGGGCTCCTACTACCAGTTGGTCcagtgactttttttaaacccttacctaccatcttggaaccaatactttatattggttctaaggctgaggagcagcaaaggctaggcaatgaagcttaagtgacttgcctagggtcacacagctaggaagtgtctgagcccagatttgaacccaggacctcccatctctgtacctggctctctatccacaaagccacctagctgtccccaaagtCCAGTGACATTTGGCATCCCTTTTTgcctttgagattctgtgatttgggAAGCACTGGGAAGGGGCTGCTTGGGCCTCAGCCCCACATATGGCCCATGAGGGAGCCAGGATGAGTTGAAAGGAACTATCATCTATGTATGATAGGAACTACCCATTCTCCCTTGCACTGGGAGCAGAACCCGGGCTAGAAAGGTGATCTGGGGAAGGGCCTGGAATGGAGAGGGTCATAAAGAGATTGCCAGGCCAGGTGGTAGAGGAATGAGATAGGGATGAAGTGGCTTAAAGTATGTGTGAATAGGGACTTTCCAGTTTAGCAATGCCAGTGGAGCGGAGCATGCACTAGAGAAGGCAGACAAGGGGAGGGGGATGAGCAAGAGCCTCATTTTACCAACAGGTCTGTGACACCCTTTAGAATTCCAGATCTCCAAAGTTATTCCATCTAGCCCTTGGCTTCTGGGTAGATCAGCTCCTTCCCTGAATGGTTGGTTTCATGCTGATATTTGAACTTCTTCTGGAAGATTAATCCCCTCCATCTTCATTTGGTTCCCAGCCTCCCCCTCAGCCCTGGTCCTCTATTATCCATTTTGGTCTGATGTCTGAACCTGATACCTTCCAATTTACCTGTTTCCTTCTTGCTCTACCCTCAGGGGAGATGGACTAATTGCTGAAGAAGAGGTTAGAATCCCTAACCCAGGGGGCCAAGGGGttcagagggaggggagggacagGATGTGGCTGGGTCCTGGCTGGTGGACATGCTGGGGCAGGAAGCAGCTGTCCTGGGAGCAGGAAGGTTGCCTCCTTTCCCTAGGTTGTGGAGGGGAGAGTGTGAACCTAGGGAGAGAATCACTGAGTCAGGGAAAAAAGGCAAGCTTATCTtctaaggagagagaagagacccCTCCTCTGGTGTTTAGTGGGTTACCTCCAGACTGCTCCATGTGCTGTAGCCTGAGCCCAGTCATCTATTTCCAAGATGATCTTTACTTCTCAAGACCTCTTGGGTGGGTATTCTATTGGCTTCCATGCCTAGGGACTAGGGCACCCCATATGTAAGTGGAGATTGAGGTTCCCAATAAGGTGTGATGGGATCAAGAGCTAGGatctctcccacctccccaacCCCTAATAGCTCCACCATTGGTTGACTGGTTGTGAAACCTGGAAGTCTACTTATCATTAGCTTCATTCTTGGTGGCTTAAAGCCTTGTCCTGGGGAGAATACACATTTTGCAGCAGGGGTAAAGTACATAAAAGTCCTGAAATCTATTGATACTTCAGCAGGAATGACTTCCCAGAACCCTCTCTTCCCTGGAATACCCTCATTCAAGAGAAGACAGGTTGGTTTggtgaggggaaaggaaaaacaggATCCTCTGTTGGAAAGGGAACACCAAGGGTTCGGGAAGCTGGGAAGTAGGCTGCAGAGGATATGCTGTTGATTTAATAGTTTGGCTCTATCTTAAGATCACCCATCACCACTCACTCAGGCCTAAAAGGTCCTCAGGGTCCATCTGCTCCTGGCTGGTGGATCTTCTCAGGCAGGAGACATACATAGCTTGGCTGACCAGAGTCCAGGGAGGGCTCTTCCAGGAACTTCGAGCTCAGGGGTTGGGCCAGTCCGGGAATGGGGTTCTTGTCATCCCAGTTGCCTGAGCCCCCTGAAGTTTGGTTTACAATAGTAGGAATCAGAAGAGAACAGGGTCTATTATGCCACTTAGCCCCTGGGTACAAAGTAGAGTGACCGAGCCCTCTGGGAACTGCCTTTCTATAGGAAGCATAACTGTGTGTTCCAAGAATTGTGGTTATTTGTGGGCATGGTGTCATAGCTCGATAATGGTGGTTCACATCTCCCTACCATATTTAGGTTCACATAGCACTCTTCTCACAACTAAGTATTGCTAGTGCAAGTATGatcaagctcattttataggtgaagaaattgaggctcatgttaaatgactttgcccCGGTCCACAGGACTGGTAAGTGTGGggggcaagatttgaaactagatctaCTGGCTCCAAGTCCAACGCACTTTATACTATGTTctatttctgtgtttctgtgtaGAAGACATAAAATGTCTATTTAGGGTTAGGCAATCAGTTGAACAGAAAGGTATGGATAAGGATTTGGAAGAAGCACTAGGGCGTAGGATATGAGCGATGAATGACTACTTTGGGGGTTCATTTTAGCTTCAGGGTTATGCTTAATAAATCGAAATATCTCTCTGAGGACAAAGGGttatttggtttggtttgttctgttgtctttgcatctctagtACCTGGAATGCTTCAAATAGGAGGAGCGGAATCAAATCAATTCTTGTTGAATCTGAATGTTTAGGGTTTAGGGTTTTGCTTGGGCTTTCAGTGAAGATAGGGTTAAATCACAGGGCCTGGAGCCAACTCCTCCTGGCTCCCAAGAGT encodes:
- the LOC123231054 gene encoding phosphoglycerate kinase 1-like, whose amino-acid sequence is MSLSNKLTLDKVDLKGKRVIMRVDFNVPMKNKEITNNQRIKAALPSINYCLDNGAKSVVLMSHLGRPDGIPMPEKYSLEPVAVELKALMGKDVLFLNDCVGPEVEKACANPTNDSIILLENLRFHVEEEGKGKDASGNKIKADPAKVEAFQASLSKLGDIYVNDAFGTAHRAHSSMVGVNLPQKASGFLMKKELTYFAKALESPERPFLAILGGAKVADKIQLINNMLDKVNEMIIGGGMGFTFLKVLNNMEIGTSLFDEEGAKIVKDLMAKAEKNGVKITLPVDFVTADKFDENAKTGQATLASGIPAGWMGLDCGPESSKKYAEAVGRAKQIVWNGPVGVFEWESFARGTKELMNNVVEATSRGCITIIGGGDTATCCAKWDTEDKVSHVSTGGGASLELLEGKILPGVAALSSV